Part of the Deltaproteobacteria bacterium genome is shown below.
GCCGGCGAACGGCCCGCCATCCCCTCGAAGGCCGCCGCTGGCCCTCGGCCGCCGAGCCACCACCGCCGACGCCCTCGCAGCGCACCGCGACCACCTACGGATCACCGTGGTGAGAAATGCGGGCTAGCGGCGAGTGCCGCGCGAAGCCACCGCAGCCTCTGGGACGCGCTGACGCGCGCGCGGGAGAAGGCGCTCGAGGCGACGCGATTGAAGTCGGAGTTCCTGGCCAACATGAGCCACGAGATCCGCACGCCGATGACCGCGATCCTCGGCTTCGCCGATGAGCTCGAATCGAGCTTGCGCGGCTCGGACAGCGGCGATCCGACCCGGCTCGCGCTTCGGACGATCCAGCGCAACGGCGAGCACTTGCTGTCGCTGATCAACGGAATTCTCGATCTCTCGAAGATCGAGGCCGGAAAGCTCGAGGTGTCGCGCGCGAGGTTCTCTCCGCTCGAGCTCGCCGCGGACGTCGCGCGGCTCTTCGGCCCGAAGGCGCGCGAGAAGAAGCTAAGGCTCGAGGCGCGCTGCGACGGCCCGGTGCCCGAGACGGTCCAGAGCGATCCGGTGCTGCTGCGCCAGATCCTGATCAACCTGGTCGGAAACGCGGTCAAGTTCACCGGCGAGGGCGCGGTCACGATTCTCGTGCGGCTGGCCGCCGTCGGCGCGGACTCCGGCCACCTGCTCGAGATCGCCGTCGAGGAC
Proteins encoded:
- a CDS encoding response regulator, with product AGERPAIPSKAAAGPRPPSHHRRRPRSAPRPPTDHRGEKCGLAASAARSHRSLWDALTRAREKALEATRLKSEFLANMSHEIRTPMTAILGFADELESSLRGSDSGDPTRLALRTIQRNGEHLLSLINGILDLSKIEAGKLEVSRARFSPLELAADVARLFGPKAREKKLRLEARCDGPVPETVQSDPVLLRQILINLVGNAVKFTGEGAVTILVRLAAVGADSGHLLEIAVEDTGVGLDPEQQRVVFEPFTQVQGSSTREFSGTGLGLSLARRIARLLGGDVEVESTPGRGSLFTARVATGPLEGVRMCLPGEVDAIIATSPRTVSQPSDALQGRILIAEDGPDNQNLLRAIFRRAGLSVDVVANGEQACERALAARDSGEPYDVVLMDMQMPVLDGYQATRRLRDAGYAGPIVALTAHAMSGDREKCLQAGCDDYATKPVSRADLLARIEAQLAKQRVRGR